One window of the Cryptomeria japonica chromosome 7, Sugi_1.0, whole genome shotgun sequence genome contains the following:
- the LOC131059942 gene encoding probable calcium-binding protein CML22, protein MSSILDVDESIIENNWYYSCLLIPKKSINTEATFSESLCDNEHADEDREYHSNPYDKKHQHPIARNKQIMREEGSNSNSPCFGSRDSDSDEEAECLASMSKALDVDGDGRVSSDEIVRFLERLSLEMPKEEVELAMRSMSTCGVDFLTLIEFGEFYRIVFADKEEEMDNVKVEEKVISEAFNVFDQNGDGFVGIMD, encoded by the coding sequence atgtcttcaatcttGGATGTTGATGAGTCTATCATTGAGAATAATTGGTATtacagttgtctcttgattccaaaGAAAAGCATTAACACTGAAGCAACTTTTAGTGAGAGTCTATGTGATAATGAGCATGCTGATGAAGATAGGGAGTATCATAGCAATCCTTATGATAAAAAGCATCAACATCCCATTGCAAGGAATAAACAGATAATGAGAGAAGAAGGTAGTAATAGTAATAGTCCATGTTTTGGGTCAAGAGATTCTGATTCAGATGAAGAGGCTGAGTGTCTTGCAAGTATGTCTAAAGCTTTGGATGTGGATGGCGATGGAAGAGTTAGTTCAGATGAGATTGTGAGGTTTTTGGAGAGATTAAGTTTGGAAATGCCAAAGGAGGAGGTGGAATTAGCTATGAGATCAATGTCTACATGTGGTGTTGACTTTCTCACTTTAATTGAGTTTGGTGAGTTTTATAGAATTGTATTTGCGGATAAGGAGGAGGAAATGGATAAtgtgaaggttgaggagaaggtaATTAGTGAGGCATTTAATGTGTTTGATCAAAATGGAGATgggtttgttggcattatggattaa